The DNA window ACCGGTGCATAAACACAACACGTCGAAATTGGAAGATTAATAGCACTACTAATAGGTCTACAAGAATACATAACATCACAAATTTGTGTGTTTTGATCACATTGAAGCTTGGCATTGCTTCCATCATCATAGCTTCTTGATTTGCATATGGATGATGAGTTCATCGAGCAATCGACTAGAGCGAAAACGGTGCTATCGTCGAAGGTAAACGGCGCGTTCCAATCTAAGCCGAAGCCTTTGCTAGGTTGAGTGCAAGAGCATGTTGACATGGTGGGATCTGAAATGTGGACGATTTGGTTTGTGTAGTCGATTGAGGTGATGGGGTATGAGCCTGTGTGTGTAGTGAAAGTGAGTTTTTGTTGGTTGCATGATATGTGTGGTTGGAAGCGAGGGTCGCCGCAGCCGGGGCCGCCGCCGAAAGGGTACTTGAGTGGTTGTTTGCCGCAGTTTCTTTGGCACATTTGAGATTGGATTAGAGATggaagtaggaaaaggaaaatggTGAGAAGAGGAAGTGAAGAGTAGGTAGAGTGCATTGTGATAGAGAGATGATAAGAAGTGTTGTAAATGGAGAAGCTAACAAGTTTTGGTGCTAGTGTTACTAATACTATATATATTGAGTTGTTGAAATAAAATGCATGGAAGCAATAAGGAACTTTCatttttttagttgttgttatttttattattaagagaAAATAGACACTATAATAACTAGATGAAtgtataaaactattttatactATGTGTATAAGTTATTAATCTCTATTATAATTTTTTGGTTAAATGATTTAATGATTAAAATTTCACAGTTAAAATTCACTGAATAAATGAGATGTCACGAGTTCAAATTTTTATTATTGAATGTACATGTAAAATTATCTACTGAACTCTATTTTGAACTAATTTAAGAAAGTTTTAGTAAGAGAAGAATAGATTCCTACTTTTTGAGTCCATAAAACAAGGGTTGCCATTTGTTTGTGCTTTATGAAGGGCTCATGTTAAGTGCAGGCACAATTGCTGCTTATAATAAGTGAAAAAGAGAATAAAACTAGTAAAATAAATGAGTAGAATAATATTGTAATGATAACATTTATACcttttttcatctactttttttcTGATCCCTATGATTTTCTTTTGTTATTATTATCTTATGATCATCCACTACTCAATATACATTGTGCCTTAAGTTCTTTGGATTAAAGTTGGTGGAAGGAAGAATATTTAAAACACATAACTTTGAAAAGAGAATATATTCATATCTATTTTTATAAAGTTATAACTTTTTCACTTTATTTACTACACAATATTGTTATACATTTCAATTCTACCCAAATTCAGTTTTATTAATTGGAAATTGCTGTCATGGCGTAGTTTCTTTAGTAGTACACCATTATTTTAAAACAGTTAAATACATATTTGTTTTGGGCTTAAGCATCAAGCACCAGTGGTCTAGTGGTAGAATAGTACCCTGCCACGGTAcagacctgggttcgattcccGGCTGGtgcatttgttttatattttgctCCATTTTCAACTTTCCTACTCGTTATTTCATATTGGCTTGCAAACTTAGTGTTTTTAATGTGACAAATTCAGAAGTCAGAACTAGTATGCTTATAGTTATGTTTTAAAgaaatattatttgtttgaaatggtATCATTATGTACCAATTAAAATAAGAATGATTAGAATTGTCATATTTTCCtttgttatttgattttgaattcaggatttcatatttaaatgctgattcaaaaaaatataatacaagTATTATTAAAcagcaaataattaaaaaaaaaacactataattttataaatatggaATATTAAATTAACTCATAAGTTAATTATTATAATGATTATTTGTAAAGAATTCCCTAGGTAAACTAATTTTAAGAAAAtgttaattaaaaggtaaaatatttttttctttaagtagtttattttactttattttatttttttttaaatattcactTGAAGTTAACTTTTTCACAAAGATGCCTTTGTCGATATTTATTTTACTCATGTAGATTTATAATTAGCAAATTTGGAGAGTTTTCAAATGGAGGCAAAGTGAAAATAAAAGTCAATGATTTTGGTAGAAATTGTCTATTGACAATTGCGAATCGTACTAAAAAAAAGTATTCAACCAGTAACACAAAGTTCGACACAAACAAGATTTATATGTTGAGGctaaatgcattttttttatacTAAATGTGCTACTACCGAATCTCCCGATCTTTTGCACCATCGCTTAAGTCATCCAAGTTtatcaaaattgaagaaaattgtGTCTGGTCTTCCTCATTTAGAGTCCTTACAATTAGAGTCTTGTCAGTTAAGAAAACATGTTAGAGTTTCTTTTTCCTGTCTCATTAATAACACATATTTGTCTCTTTTTGACGTCGTTCATTCTGATGTGTGGGGTCTTAGTCGGACTCCTTCTATCCTAGAATATAAGTATTATGTTACTTTTATTCATGATTTTTCAAGATGTACTAGGATGTTTTTAATGAAAGATCATTATGAGTTGTTTAATATTTTAAAGAATTTTTGTTCTGAAATCTCGACACACTTTGGCAAAATAATTCACATTTTACGCAGTGACAATGCAAAAGAATATTTTTCTGATTGTTTCAACTCTTTCATGCACTCTAAAGGCATCGTGCATCAATCGAGTTGTCCCTATacgcctcaacaaaatggtgttggtgAAAGAAAACATAGACACATTACTGACACCGCTCGTACCATTTTGCTAAATGTCAGTGTACCTCTATTTTTTgggatgatgttgttcttgatgtcAGGTAATTAATTAACCAGATGCCATTCTCTGTGTTGAATGATCACGTTCTTCATTCCCTTGTGCAATCTCGAGATCGATTATATGTTGTTTCTCCTCGTGTCTTTGGATGTActtgttttgttcaggatttgTCCCCAAGTCATGATAAAATACTCTTGGGTCCAAAAGGGATATCAGTGTCACTCTCCTTCTACAAATTATTTCTACACATCTTGAAATACATTCTTTGAGGACGTACCATACTTTCCCAACTCAGGTGTCTCTAAAACTAATTTAGATCAAGTTTTGTATATTTCTTATTTTGAGTTGGTTGAGTCCAGTCCTTTATCGTCTACTCCACCTGTTGTGATAGATGAGTCTCCACCACCGTTGAATTGGTATGGCATTACCTACGAGAGAAGGTTGAGACCACGTGATTCAGCTTCTATTCCAAGTTCATCCACCCTTGCTCACATTCTATCTCCTGACTTGCCCATTGCCATCCGTAAAGGTAATCGTTTAACTCGTAACCGTTATCCTATTTATAATCGTGTGTCTTATCACCGGTTATTTCCTACCTATTGTGCTTTTGTTACTACACTTGCATCTGtttctatttttaaaactattcaaGAAGCTTTATTCCATCCAGGGTGGAGATAGATAATACTTAGTAAATGTCTTCTTTAAAATCTAAGTATACGTGGGAGCTTGTTCCTCTCCCACCTAGAAAATTTGGTGTTTGTTGTAGATGATATTTAATGTTAAGGTAGGTCCTGATGAACAGGTAGATCGATTGAAATCTCTCTTAGTGGCAAAAGGATACACTCAAGTCCACAGTCAAGATTATAGTGATACTTTCTCTTCTATTGCAAAGGCGACATCTGCTTTCCTCTTTCTAGCCATTGTTACCATGAAATAATGGCCTTTATTTAAATTGGATCTAAAGAATGCATTCTTGCTTGGTGACTAGGAAAAAGAGATTTACATGGAGCAACCTCCTGGGTTTATTGCTCATGGGGAGTATAATCGGGTATATAAATTACATAAGTCTTTGGATGGCGTGAAACAATCACCTCAGGAATGGTTTGGAAGATTTAGTAAAGTGTTGCAACAATTTGGAATAAACCAGTGTGAATCAAATCACTCTGTTTTCACCAAATGCTCTTCGAATAAATATATTTATCTAGTGGTTTATGCTGACAACATTGTAATTACAGGTGATGATTTTGAGGGTATCAAGGCTTTAAAACAACacatattttagaattttaagaCTAAGGATTTGTGTCCTATTTGTTACTTTCTAGGAATTGAGGCTGCTCAATCAAAGTTGAAATTCTGGTGTAACAGATTCAGATATCGTAAAAGATGTCGAGACATGTGATCTGTCAAGAAACATCAGCAAGGTATATAcataaaattatgccaaactgaaagataaatgacaccagtaattgttga is part of the Vicia villosa cultivar HV-30 ecotype Madison, WI linkage group LG2, Vvil1.0, whole genome shotgun sequence genome and encodes:
- the LOC131646345 gene encoding uncharacterized protein LOC131646345 gives rise to the protein MHSTYSSLPLLTIFLFLLPSLIQSQMCQRNCGKQPLKYPFGGGPGCGDPRFQPHISCNQQKLTFTTHTGSYPITSIDYTNQIVHISDPTMSTCSCTQPSKGFGLDWNAPFTFDDSTVFALVDCSMNSSSICKSRSYDDGSNAKLQCDQNTQICDVMYSCRPISSAINLPISTCCVYAPVNLGPSFEMDLEKLQCSSYTGFYNYNDQQVDPEKWNYGIALKYKFSVTNDYPSSCEACERSYGFCGYSEAYNSFLCNCPNGINTTSDCYFISYNHGFRNGFAWWIYVVAWSLVGLIL